The genomic window GCCATTATTACAATTCTGTCATATCATTGGTGGGTATCGGCAAGGAGAACAAGACGTGTCGAAAGATAGTGTGCTCCGGCCTGTGGTTTGGATGGGCGATAGCAAGAAGCAATTGAAAAAGATGCCGGAAGACGTACAAAAACAAATGGGCGGCGAGCTGTATCTGGCTCAGCGAGGCGAAGATCCGCCGCACAGCAAGATGTTAACGGGACTAGGCAGCGGCGTATTTGAAATCAGGGATGATTTCGACAGCAACACGTATCGGCTGGTGTACGCCGTCCAGATCGGCAAGCGGCTCTATGTGCTGCATGCGTTTCAGAAGAAGAGCAAAAAGGGCATCGCGACACCCCCGAGAGACGTGGAGTTGATTACGCGGCGATATAAGGAAGCAGTCGTCATGGAAAAGGAGTGGCAGTCATGAAGAAAAAGAACACCAGCAACTATGAAGTCAGTTCCGGGAATGTCTTTGCGGATTTAGGCTTGAAGGACTCCGAGAGCCTGCTCATGCGGGCTGAGCTAGGCCATCAAATCTTCAAAATCCTCAAAAGCCGAGGACTTAAGAAACAAAAAGACGTGCAGGATGTGCTGGATATTGGACAGACGGAGGTCTCCCACCTGATGAATGCGCGGTATTACCGGTTTTCCGAAGCCCGGTTGATGGCATTCTTGAACAAGCTGGACCGCAAAGTGACGGTGCAGGTCTCACGACGCCGGAAAAATGAACCGCTCCAAGAAGTGGTCCTTGCGTAAGCCGGACTTTGCCTGGCCCAGAGCAACCACGACAGGGACGCTAAACCGAGCACGTACCGGTAGTGAAGGAGGCCTCGTGAGAATCGTTACCTATGGTACTCGGGGTCACTTCTGCCTTCCTCAATAACCGCCTTCCTACGGTCAGGATCAACGATCTCCTAACACTGAAGCAGTATATCGGTCCAGAAGAACAGCGTGCGTTCTGAGTGCTTGATCTCTTACATGAGCCAGTCTTTCTCAATATTCTAGGTACCAACCCTACATATTACCGGCGTGTTATCACCACAGCAAAATTTTGACCTATTTCCCCTGAACTGGATTGAACCAAACTGAACTCTCAAAATAGCTAAACGCCGCTCCTGGAGCATCGTTTCAGAGTTTTCACAAGGAGATAAGGGGAGGGCTCGGAACGGCTTAGAAGGCTGATGCTCTATCCGACTGAGCTACGGGCGCATTTTTCAAAGTGCCGGCAGCTAGTCTGAAGTGGAAGGCCGGCCGACGTCAAGTGGAGCGGCAACGGCAGTGAGTTCCCTGTCGTTACGTCCGTGTCCACGCCATGTCTCAACTATGAATGATTCGATCACGTCCCCCATCTTGAGGTGAATCGAATTGGATTCAGGGTGTATCGCTTTAGGTTCATCACCAACCTTCCCCCGTATCTCATTCGCATCTCATCGCGAGAAATCTTCTATTCAAAGAAACTGCTGTATTATCGAGGCAGTCCAACTGTTTTACGTATTTTTGTTGAGTTGTCTATTCCCTAATCCGATCAGTGGCTCGTCTATTGCTGGAGCGAGGCACGTGTAGGGCCTGGATGGATCACGGCCCAGGCACAGTTGAATCAGCCGGTTGCCGACCCGTTTCTCTCTGACCGCCTCCACCGGGGGGACAGTCACTTCAGGGCTCGATACGCATGGGGACATGAAAACCGGACTATTGGAGTTATCATTTTTCAAGAAAACTATTTCTCTCCGGAGAACACCTGTGAGGAGTAAAACGGATTCGCTGTAACGAATGTGGAAGACGAGAACTACAGGATGCCCGGAAAAATTTTCAGGGGTGATGTGGGGAGCAGGGCGATGAAGGGACGAGGAATCACCTTAAAGGGTTATTGTGCAAAATACGTAACAGGAATAGTTAGGCGGCCAAGAACGGAATGCCATACCCTGGTGCGGACCTTTTGTGAACGATGCATATCCGGTTGTGACTGTGAAGAGTACTCGGACGATTCATTCCAGGGTCAGGAGGAGAACTGCCCCCATGCGCCAGTTTCATCAATCTAGCCGAAGCCTATGGTGTGTCTTTACGATCTCCATCGTAGCGATGCACTTCGCATGGGTTTATGCGGATGCATCAGCTCAGACTGCTCCCATTACCTCCTCTGGCCTACACACACAGATCAGTGCTCCGATACAAGTGGATGGCCAGACGCAATACAACATTACAGGCGGAACCAGACCGGGAGGAGGAGTGAATCTGTTTCATAGCTTCGGCGAGTTCGGAGTTCCCGATAACAACATTGCAAATTTTCGCAACGATTCCCCTGGGCTTCAGACAGTCAACATCCTCGGGCGTATCACAGGCGGCAGTGAATCACATATTTTTGGAGCCATTCGAACCAGTGAGTTCGGGAGCGTCAATCTCTTTCTCATGAACCCGGCGGGATTTTTGTTCGGCCCGAACGCCACGGTCAACGTCGGCGGAATGGTGAGCTTCACCAGCGCCGACTATCTCAAGCTCGGGGACGGGAAACGATTCAACGCAATCACCAACATGACCGCCGACGCGCTGCTGTCTGCATCTCCGGTGGCGGCGTTTGGATTTTTGGGCTCCAATCCTGGCGCGATCGTCGTTCAAGGCAGCGAGTTCAATGGAGCGAGCATCTCGCTGGTCGGAGGAACTATCACGATCGAATCCGGCACGCCGAGCAGCGGCACGGCTCAACAAGCACAACTCTCCGCACCGAACGGCGTCATTCAGTTGGCCGCCGCAGCATCTCCGGGAGAATTCGACGCTCAACACATAGGCGGGACCTCATTTACCTCCTTCGGTACCGTCTCCCTCGCCCCAAACTCAACCATCAACGTCAACGGCGCGAATACGGTTTCGATCAGAGGAGGCCAATTCGTCCTGACCGTCAACGATGCGATCCTCAACACCGCTGAAAGCACAGGAGCGCTGAATTCGATTTCGCTAAGCCCAAACAGCGCGATCGTCTCCTCACACAACAGGAGCGGGGCCGGCGCTGACATACAGATCGCAGCAGGAACGCTGCTGATTAAGGGGGCACAGGTAACTACCCAAACCACCGACGAAGGTAACGCAGGCAGCATTCGCATCGATGCAGACCTGGTGGATATCATTGAGGGCAGCACTCTCAGCACCCTGAGCGAAGGCAAGGGGCGGGCTGGGAATATCTTACTCAATGCAACAGACTCGATCGATTTGACCACGTCTTCCATTAACAGCGACGCTGCGTCTTTCTCCATCTTACCTGAAGCCGCAGGTGACGGCGGCCTGATTCACTTAAAGGCGCCACGGATCAATATTCGCGAATCGCTCTTGAGCACCTCGACACTTGGCGCCGGGAATGCAGGCACCATTCTGTTGGAGACCCAGCGACTCAACGTCGGAGTCGACGCAGACATTTCTACGTTTACACAAGGCCCAGGCAACGGAGGGAAGATTACCATCCAGGGTCTCGGCGGAGAGGGAAGTCGTGCAAACGATGTGGCAATTACAGGAAGCGTACTCAGGAGCCGTACGAGCAATGCGGGGGCCGCAGGAGAAATAAGGATCGCTGCGGACAGGCTGATGATCTCGGATAACAGTCAAATCAATGCCAACTCCGAGACAGGCAGCGGCGCGGGCGGAAACATCCATATCAATGCCGACTCCATTACACTCCAAAATGGAGGTACAGTTTCGGCCACGACCTCTGGCACGACGCCATCAGCCTCCGGCGGGACCATCTCGGTTGAAACAAACCATTTGCACCTTAGAACCGGTGCAAAAATAACCACTGAAACGACCGGCGCGGGCGAGGCGGGCAAGATTCTGATTGGAAAGATAAACCCAGCTCAGCTGGTCCTCATCGATGACAGTGCGATATCCAGTAACACAACAGGCGCCGGAACTGGCGGAGAAGTTTCCATCGCAGCTGCTTCTGTGGCTCTTTCCAATGGCGCTGCCATCACGGCGAACAGCAACGGCGCGGCAAATGCCGGCAATATCAATGTCGTCGCGACCGCCGGCCTCGCCATGCAAAACAGCTCGATCACGACACTCGTGCATCCGAACAACAACGGCAATAACGCCGGTGGCGGAGACATCAAAATAACGACCTCTCCTAACGCGACGGTTTATCTCCGGGACAACAGCACGATTAGCGCGTCGGTTGCCGACGGACCCGGCGGCGGCGGGAATGTGACGATCGACCCCCAATATGTCATCTTGCAAGGCAGCCGGATTCTGGCTCAAACCGACCAGGGCACAGGCGGTAACATTACAATCATTGCCAATATGTTTCAGAAGGATGCCACTAGTATCGTGAATGCGGATTCCAGAACTGGGGTGAACGGCACCGTGACGATCCAAGCGCCATATGCTCCAGGCAGCGGCAAAATTCAGCCGCTTGGCTACCGACCTCTACAAGCGGGGTCACTCCTCAATCAGCGCTGCGCAGCACTGGCCGGAGGCGAGTTCAGCAGTTTCACCCTGGCAGGTCGGGATAGTCTACCTGTAGAACCAGGTGGCTGGCTCTCAAGCCCATCGGCGCTCGCCATATCGCAATCCCATGGCGACACGATACCCAACATAGGCTCGCAAGCGAACCCCTATGAACTGCGGGGAGAGCGTTTTCTTCTGTCGTTGCGCCAAATTGTACCGCCTGGTTTCTTGTTGCGAGCTTATGCCGTGGGGTCGTCGTCGGAGGGTTGCCGCTCATGATCCACTGGATGAATTCACCGTCCTGCTGACAAGGATGAAAGGGGATCTACTGTTTGCGTGTCGGTAAGCAAAACCATATGTCCAACAGCAAAGGAGGAATCATATGCCACTTCCAAAAGTTACCACGCCCGCCCTAGGATCAATACACCGCCATGGAAATCCAGCCCAAAGGATTTTCTATTGGAATGCAGGAAGCCCTCAGGTTGTTCCTACCCATTGGCGTTTAAAGGTAGGAGGAACACCGGGTTCCGGGAACTACTATACGGGAATAGTTCCGGAGCCTGCCCATCAAGCAACGGTTATATTCAATCAGAACCCACCGACTGGGAAAAAAGTCTATGCGTTAGTCGAGTGGTCAACAAACGGCGGCGCTACCTTTCCCAATCAAGGAGACATAATAAGTTTTACCTGCAACCCCTAATATAAAAACCACGTTATGACTTCTTCGGTTACCTGAAGCAAAGTCATTATGGATGAATCAAGGAGAACGAGTCATGGTCAACCATGAAAATCCTAAAGATGACATTAGATTCATCGAGCCGCTAGGACCGCAAATGTTTTCTCGCCCATTCAGCATCGCATGGGAAAGTAGGTCGAGCCTCACCATCGCCGAATCGATGCTCCTCGTAGGCACCTCAGATGATGATTGGGACGTCATGTGTGCATACACGGGCACGAGAAACCGCTGTGCCATTGATATCTCTGATATGAATCCTCAGCCACAACGAATATTTGTACGGCTACGTTACGCCATATATGACCCAGATCATCATAATGCGACTGAGAAGGGCGGTGAAAACAAGTGGTACATAACTCTTACGCCATTGGAAATAAACAATAAGGAACATGGTGCGGAATGATGCACGACGTCTGTTCGTGTAACTTCTGCCCGTGCTTCTCTTAATAGTATCGATAATGGTTTCTGAGTGAAAGTTCCAGAAAGCTTGGATCGAGAAGTCGGCAAGCCATCCCTAAAGGATCGTGAATCGTGACGGCAGGCGCTCGAAATTCAGCGCCTGCCTCGTTTGCTCACTTTGTTCATCAATACTTCCTGTGCCTCCTTATCGGGCTCGCCATGATCAGCACGTTGTTAGACGCCTCCGTCTTTGCTCAAACGGCGATTGATCCGACGGGACGGTCCGGCCAACCGCCTGGACCATTGAAAGAGGAATTTCAACGCGCCCAGCCCTCTCCGCGTCCGGTTCTCCCCCCCCTCCCCCCGGCTCCTCCCGAGGAAGACATGCGGAAAGAGCTCGGTGTGTTGCAGGTTTTCGTTCGCGAGGTGCGTGTAATCGGTAACACGGCCTTCTCAAACATTGAGATTGATGAGGTAACTGCCCCATTCAAGAATCGGACGGTGATGACCGAGGATCTCGAGCGGCTTCGGCTGGCCCTCACGCTGCTGTACATCAATAGGGGATATCTGACCTCCGGCGCGATTATCCCCGACCAGGACGTGATCGACGGGGGTCGTGACGGTTCAAATCATCGAGGGGAAGCTGACAAGGATCAATATTGAGGGGAACCGCTGGTTTAGCTCATCGTTCTTGAGCGATCGGCTGTCGCTGGGCAGCCGCACACCGGTGTTGCTCGCTCCGCTTCAAGAACAGCTGCAACTGTTGCAACAAGATCGCAGGATTGAACGCATCAATGCCGAGCTGCGGCCGGATGAGCAACGCGGCCAAAGCGTGCTGAACGTGCGCGTGACCGACAAGAATCCGTTTCACGCCACGCTTGAGGTCAATAACTACCAAACGCCTCTGGTCGGGGAAATCCGCGGAATGGGCACACTCGTCCATGACAACCTGACCGGTCGAGGAGATCCGCTCAGCGTCAGTTATGGCCACTCGAGCGGAGGCTTCCCGATTATCGACGTTTCGTATGCCTTCCCCTTGAATCGATACGGGACCACCTTTTCTCCGCACTATCGGCGATACGACTTCAAACTGGTCGAGCAACCCTTCGAACCGCTCGATCTCAATACCAACACGGAAATCATCGGGATGACGCTCCGACAACCGATCTATCGGACCATTACAGACGAGGTGGCCCTCTCGCTCATCGGTGAGCATCTGTTTACCCAGAGTTTTATCTTTGCAAATGTTCCGTTCAGCACATTCCCTGGCTTTCAGAACGGCGCGGCCACCGTCTCCGCGCTCAGGTTTGTTCAGGAGTGGACTCACCGAACCATCGACACGGTCTTTGCCGTGCGTTCACGCTTCAGCATCGGGCTGAATGTCCTCGGTGCAACGATCAACGGTCCCCCCGACACGCCGGACGGACGTTTTTTTTCGTGGTTGGGACAGATCCAGGCCATCAAGCAATACGGCGAAAAGCTATTCGGGATGCAACTTCTCGGACGCATGGATCTCCAACTCACCGATTCGCCGTTGTTTCCACTCGAGCAGATTTCGCTTGGCGGCCGGTATACCGTGCGGGGCTACCGAGAAGTGACGATTCTGCGCGACAATTCGTTCATCGTGTCCTTTGAGTCCCGATTTCCGTTGATCCGATGGAAGAACGGCGAGCCGATGGTGCAATTCGCCCCTTTCGTGGATGTGGCGCACGGATGGAGTCTCGGGGAAAACCGCCCTTCCGCCATCGCGCCTGCCACGAACTTCCCCGACACACTCGCCAGCGTGGGCGCCGGCCTCCGTTGGAACATTCTCCCACAGGGTCGAGCGGTCTTCGAGGTCTATTGGGGACAGAAGCTGCGCGGCGTTCCACGCATCGGACATACCGCTCAGGATCATGGAGTGCACGCGGGAATTGTGGTCAATCTTTTTTGATACGACGGTTACAGCAGACATGCCCAACGTACAATCTCGGCCGACATTCAATCAACCACGCTACCTGTTCATCTTCTGCAGAACCTGCCTCTTTTTGTTGCTGAGCGCTCTCCTCTTCACCGTCACACGATCGGAATCGCATGAGGCCTCGTCGTCCACCGACTCGGTGATGAAGGAAGGTGGGCGGTATTTTGAACGGGGAGCCTTGAGCGAGGCCTTGTCCCACTGGAAACAGGCTGCCGATCTGTATAAAAACGAGGGAAACAAACCGGCGCAGGTCGAAGCCCTTGTTCTTTCGGCTCAGGCATCAATGGGCTTGGGGCAATCGAAACAGGCGCTCCAGTCCTTGGAACTGGCGCTCTCACTCGCTCGGAAAAGCGATGATCCACTCGCGGAGGCCTCCGTGCTCGGGCAACTGGGGCGGACCTATTCGACGCTCCGGCAACTCCCTGAGGCCTCGGAATATCTCCAACAGGCCCTGACCTTGGCGAAACAGCGA from Candidatus Nitrospira nitrificans includes these protein-coding regions:
- a CDS encoding type II toxin-antitoxin system RelE/ParE family toxin, with the protein product MSKDSVLRPVVWMGDSKKQLKKMPEDVQKQMGGELYLAQRGEDPPHSKMLTGLGSGVFEIRDDFDSNTYRLVYAVQIGKRLYVLHAFQKKSKKGIATPPRDVELITRRYKEAVVMEKEWQS
- a CDS encoding helix-turn-helix domain-containing protein, whose translation is MKKKNTSNYEVSSGNVFADLGLKDSESLLMRAELGHQIFKILKSRGLKKQKDVQDVLDIGQTEVSHLMNARYYRFSEARLMAFLNKLDRKVTVQVSRRRKNEPLQEVVLA
- a CDS encoding two-partner secretion domain-containing protein, with translation MRQFHQSSRSLWCVFTISIVAMHFAWVYADASAQTAPITSSGLHTQISAPIQVDGQTQYNITGGTRPGGGVNLFHSFGEFGVPDNNIANFRNDSPGLQTVNILGRITGGSESHIFGAIRTSEFGSVNLFLMNPAGFLFGPNATVNVGGMVSFTSADYLKLGDGKRFNAITNMTADALLSASPVAAFGFLGSNPGAIVVQGSEFNGASISLVGGTITIESGTPSSGTAQQAQLSAPNGVIQLAAAASPGEFDAQHIGGTSFTSFGTVSLAPNSTINVNGANTVSIRGGQFVLTVNDAILNTAESTGALNSISLSPNSAIVSSHNRSGAGADIQIAAGTLLIKGAQVTTQTTDEGNAGSIRIDADLVDIIEGSTLSTLSEGKGRAGNILLNATDSIDLTTSSINSDAASFSILPEAAGDGGLIHLKAPRINIRESLLSTSTLGAGNAGTILLETQRLNVGVDADISTFTQGPGNGGKITIQGLGGEGSRANDVAITGSVLRSRTSNAGAAGEIRIAADRLMISDNSQINANSETGSGAGGNIHINADSITLQNGGTVSATTSGTTPSASGGTISVETNHLHLRTGAKITTETTGAGEAGKILIGKINPAQLVLIDDSAISSNTTGAGTGGEVSIAAASVALSNGAAITANSNGAANAGNINVVATAGLAMQNSSITTLVHPNNNGNNAGGGDIKITTSPNATVYLRDNSTISASVADGPGGGGNVTIDPQYVILQGSRILAQTDQGTGGNITIIANMFQKDATSIVNADSRTGVNGTVTIQAPYAPGSGKIQPLGYRPLQAGSLLNQRCAALAGGEFSSFTLAGRDSLPVEPGGWLSSPSALAISQSHGDTIPNIGSQANPYELRGERFLLSLRQIVPPGFLLRAYAVGSSSEGCRS
- a CDS encoding POTRA domain-containing protein yields the protein MTAGARNSAPASFAHFVHQYFLCLLIGLAMISTLLDASVFAQTAIDPTGRSGQPPGPLKEEFQRAQPSPRPVLPPLPPAPPEEDMRKELGVLQVFVREVRVIGNTAFSNIEIDEVTAPFKNRTVMTEDLERLRLALTLLYINRGYLTSGAIIPDQDVIDGGRDGSNHRGEADKDQY
- a CDS encoding ShlB/FhaC/HecB family hemolysin secretion/activation protein: MTVQIIEGKLTRINIEGNRWFSSSFLSDRLSLGSRTPVLLAPLQEQLQLLQQDRRIERINAELRPDEQRGQSVLNVRVTDKNPFHATLEVNNYQTPLVGEIRGMGTLVHDNLTGRGDPLSVSYGHSSGGFPIIDVSYAFPLNRYGTTFSPHYRRYDFKLVEQPFEPLDLNTNTEIIGMTLRQPIYRTITDEVALSLIGEHLFTQSFIFANVPFSTFPGFQNGAATVSALRFVQEWTHRTIDTVFAVRSRFSIGLNVLGATINGPPDTPDGRFFSWLGQIQAIKQYGEKLFGMQLLGRMDLQLTDSPLFPLEQISLGGRYTVRGYREVTILRDNSFIVSFESRFPLIRWKNGEPMVQFAPFVDVAHGWSLGENRPSAIAPATNFPDTLASVGAGLRWNILPQGRAVFEVYWGQKLRGVPRIGHTAQDHGVHAGIVVNLF